One region of Silene latifolia isolate original U9 population unplaced genomic scaffold, ASM4854445v1 scaffold_57, whole genome shotgun sequence genomic DNA includes:
- the LOC141639744 gene encoding uncharacterized protein LOC141639744, producing MAVGLGGSFVRSEILLKLGALPKISFIGWLVMQGRLLTRERLKRMGITLDDSCVLCARAPETHDHLFFACEYSKRCLQIMSSKLGCHLPSQGWFAWWNSQIFPSQKIQRHAAMFLLGLIYSIWWSRNHCKTESVLLRPEYLIARFEKSSVFVM from the exons ATGGCAGTTGGGCTTGGAGGAAGCTTTGTAAGATCAGAGATCTTATTAAAGCTGG GTGCCCTCCCCAAGATCAGTTTCATAGGGTGGCTGGTGATGCAGGGTAGACTCCTAACCAGAGAGCGTCTGAAAAGAATGGGCATTACACTGGATGATTCATGCGTGTTATGTGCTAGGGCTCCTGAGACGCATGATCATTTGTTTTTTGCTTGTGAATACAGTAAGAGATGCCTTCAAATCATGTCCTCTAAACTGGGATGCCACTTACCCAGTCAGGGCTGGTTTGCTTGGTGGAACAGTCAGATTTTCCCTTCACAGAAGATCCAACGGCATGCTGCAATGTTTCTGTTAGGCCTCATTTATTCCATATGGTGGAGCAGAAACCATTGCAAAACAGAGAGTGTACTTCTGCGACCTGAGTACCTTATTGCTAGATTTGAAAAGAGTAGTGTTTTTGTAATGTAA